From the genome of Deltaproteobacteria bacterium, one region includes:
- a CDS encoding anaerobic sulfatase maturase: MDAHRLQNQKTLNHILVKPAGPDCNMSCRYCFYSGKKDLFPLSDIHRMEETVLEAVIKDLMQQGPREVSVSWQGGEPTLMGLPFFRKAIEFEKQYGQGKVAANGLQTNGLLIDREWAAFLKQYHFLVGLSLDGPEPIHDHYRRLRGGQGSFRQVCEAAKRMLDAGVEVNALSVVNDYSVHFPEEIYGFIKTMGLSYMQFIPCFEHGPDHPRQPARFSVSSGPYGTFLCRLFDLWLSDFADGRPATSIRFFESLLFCYAGKRPLDCTLLPECGTYLVVEHDGQVFCCDFFVSPEHRLGTIRESRLGDLMNSEKQNAFSRLKSTLPGECRQCRWLWLCRGGCVKDRLGGPGPIGLNHFCEAYKTFFSYADAPLKKLVADWREKQPIRDEKADPVRRKMGRNAPCPCGSGRKYKKCCGFSSG, encoded by the coding sequence ATGGATGCCCATAGACTCCAAAACCAGAAAACCCTGAACCATATCCTGGTCAAACCTGCCGGGCCTGACTGTAATATGAGCTGCCGCTATTGTTTCTACAGCGGGAAAAAAGATCTCTTTCCCCTATCGGACATCCATCGCATGGAGGAAACGGTTTTGGAGGCGGTAATCAAGGATCTGATGCAACAGGGACCAAGAGAGGTTTCCGTCAGTTGGCAGGGCGGCGAGCCCACTCTCATGGGATTGCCCTTTTTCAGAAAAGCCATTGAGTTTGAGAAGCAATACGGTCAGGGAAAGGTGGCGGCCAACGGGCTTCAGACCAACGGGCTCCTGATCGACAGAGAGTGGGCGGCCTTTCTGAAACAGTACCATTTTCTGGTGGGTCTATCTTTGGACGGACCCGAACCCATCCATGATCATTACCGGCGGTTGAGAGGAGGACAGGGATCCTTTCGCCAGGTGTGCGAGGCGGCCAAGCGGATGCTGGATGCGGGTGTGGAGGTGAATGCCCTCTCGGTGGTCAATGACTATTCCGTCCATTTTCCAGAAGAGATCTACGGATTTATTAAAACCATGGGTCTTTCTTACATGCAGTTCATTCCCTGCTTTGAACACGGCCCCGATCATCCCCGGCAGCCGGCCCGATTTTCCGTCTCTTCCGGGCCCTATGGGACCTTTCTCTGTCGGCTGTTTGATTTATGGTTATCGGATTTTGCAGATGGCCGCCCTGCCACCTCCATTCGGTTTTTTGAATCCCTCTTGTTCTGCTATGCCGGAAAGAGACCCCTGGATTGCACCCTCCTCCCCGAGTGTGGCACTTACCTGGTGGTGGAACATGACGGCCAGGTCTTCTGCTGCGATTTTTTCGTTTCCCCTGAGCATCGACTCGGGACCATCCGGGAAAGTCGTCTGGGGGACCTGATGAATTCGGAAAAACAAAATGCCTTCAGTCGCCTCAAATCGACGCTGCCTGGGGAATGCCGGCAATGCCGGTGGCTATGGTTGTGCCGCGGTGGCTGTGTTAAAGACCGACTGGGAGGTCCGGGTCCGATAGGACTCAACCATTTCTGTGAGGCCTATAAGACGTTTTTCTCCTACGCCGATGCCCCTTTAAAAAAACTGGTAGCGGACTGGCGGGAAAAGCAGCCAATTCGGGATGAAAAGGCCGACCCGGTCAGGAGAAAGATGGGACGTAATGCTCCCTGCCCCTGCGGCAGCGGCCGAAAATATAAAAAATGCTGCGGTTTTTCGTCCGGATAA
- a CDS encoding sulfatase-like hydrolase/transferase codes for ITSDNGPWYEGSPGPFRGRKGQSYEGGHRVPFIARWPGHIPPGRTCHEPAMNIDLFPTCLSLAGLSLPSDRLIDGRDITALLTRPNVRSPHESLYFYHHGQLEGIRTGNWKYFRSLNHYVWPMPVNKKLGTLTNHTNGPQPLLFNLETDPGEAYNLLTRHPELGKKLADKMVQWERKMAENPFGSIK; via the coding sequence AATCACCAGCGATAACGGCCCCTGGTATGAAGGAAGTCCCGGTCCTTTCAGAGGCCGAAAGGGGCAGAGCTATGAAGGGGGTCATCGGGTGCCGTTCATAGCCCGCTGGCCGGGACATATCCCCCCCGGCCGAACCTGTCATGAACCGGCCATGAATATCGATCTTTTTCCCACTTGCCTGTCCCTGGCCGGGTTATCTCTCCCGTCCGATCGTCTTATCGACGGGCGGGATATTACCGCCTTGCTGACTCGACCCAATGTCAGGTCGCCCCACGAATCCTTATATTTCTATCATCATGGTCAACTGGAGGGAATCAGGACCGGAAACTGGAAATATTTCCGCTCTCTCAATCATTATGTCTGGCCCATGCCGGTCAATAAAAAACTCGGCACCCTCACCAATCACACCAACGGACCACAGCCCCTGTTATTTAACCTGGAAACCGATCCCGGTGAAGCCTATAACCTCCTGACCCGGCACCCTGAACTGGGCAAAAAACTGGCCGATAAGATGGTCCAATGGGAACGAAAAATGGCGGAAAATCCCTTTGGATCGATTAAATGA